CCACGCGCTCCAACTCTTCGCTCGTCCCGATGCGGTGATCAAGGGCCTGACGGGTCAACGCCGCAAACTCAAGCTCAATGGCGTTGAGCCAACTGCCGTGCTTGGGGGTGAAGTGCAACTCCAACTTCCGGGCCACGCGACGCGCTTCTGTCGGTTCAAAGGCCTCGTACAGCGCCCCTTTGC
The genomic region above belongs to Deinococcus apachensis DSM 19763 and contains:
- a CDS encoding transposase — translated: KGALYEAFEPTEARRVARKLELHFTPKHGSWLNAIELEFAALTRQALDHRIGTSEELERVVGVYGKLRNERGRPIDWAFTSETARSKLSRLYPRKLTDLS